In one window of Methanosarcina vacuolata Z-761 DNA:
- the nikR gene encoding nickel-responsive transcriptional regulator NikR, with the protein METELMRIGVSLPDTLLDKFDEIIEKRGYSSRSEGIRDAIRSYISYYEWMGDIKGYRVGTVSVIYDHTKRGLSNALADIQHQYSHLIKSSVHIHLDHDNCFEVIVLDGEGEEIKELAEAIMALKGVKFSKLTTVASNDKI; encoded by the coding sequence ATGGAAACAGAACTTATGAGGATAGGAGTTTCCCTTCCTGATACCCTTCTAGATAAATTTGATGAGATTATCGAAAAAAGAGGTTATTCTTCTCGCTCTGAAGGCATAAGAGATGCCATAAGGAGTTATATTTCTTATTACGAATGGATGGGTGATATTAAGGGTTACCGTGTTGGAACCGTTTCGGTTATTTACGACCATACAAAAAGGGGGCTCTCAAATGCTCTCGCAGATATTCAGCACCAATATTCTCACCTGATAAAATCTTCGGTGCATATACACCTTGATCATGACAACTGCTTTGAAGTGATTGTTCTAGACGGGGAAGGTGAAGAGATAAAGGAGCTTGCCGAAGCTATAATGGCCCTCAAAGGGGTAAAGTTTTCAAAGCTCACCACCGTAGCATCAAACGATAAAATCTGA
- the ftsA gene encoding coenzyme F390 synthetase, which produces MLSIDNSKPYFNPEIETLDRGELDALIEERVRYTVKYAAENSLFYRKWFEKHGVDPAEIKTHEDLLDLPIISGNTIRENQPPETSEFMFRSVGWEDVFTVHETSGTSGNPKSFFLTWEDWERYSEKYARIFRSQGFGPGDRVVVCASYGMNVGANTMTLAARQLGMSIIPEGKCTFPLRVIEAYRPTGIVGSVFKLLSLARRLRAEGIDPRESGIDKLVVGGEAFADESRNYLSEIWGCPVYNIYGSTEGTMCGECDEVSGLHVPEDLVHVDIYDPHLENYVPDGECGRVILSTLLPVGAKAGTLLLNYDTEDTTVVLTRKQCPCGRTHMKILTPQREAETAWVEGTPFNRVDVERGVFQRENMDYLTGEYEAFLYGTEDEGETVLRVSMECENPEMCDRDLIKENFLRTFLRYKPPLSRAYAEGTFKIVFNFTGPLGLELNRIKGRPKRLVDRR; this is translated from the coding sequence GTGCTTTCTATAGACAACTCAAAACCTTATTTCAACCCTGAAATCGAGACTCTGGACAGGGGAGAACTGGATGCTCTCATAGAGGAGCGGGTACGGTACACGGTAAAATATGCGGCAGAAAATTCTCTTTTTTACAGAAAATGGTTTGAAAAGCATGGCGTGGACCCGGCTGAGATCAAAACCCATGAAGACCTTCTGGACCTTCCAATAATCTCGGGAAATACAATCCGCGAAAACCAGCCTCCGGAAACGAGCGAATTCATGTTCAGGAGTGTGGGCTGGGAGGATGTTTTCACAGTTCATGAGACCAGCGGAACCAGCGGAAACCCAAAGAGTTTTTTCCTTACATGGGAAGACTGGGAACGGTATTCGGAAAAATACGCTCGTATTTTCAGGTCACAGGGCTTCGGCCCTGGAGACAGGGTTGTTGTCTGTGCTTCTTATGGGATGAACGTAGGAGCAAACACCATGACCCTTGCGGCCAGGCAGCTTGGTATGAGCATTATTCCTGAGGGCAAGTGCACATTTCCCCTGCGTGTTATTGAAGCTTACAGGCCTACAGGCATAGTAGGCAGCGTATTCAAGCTCCTGAGCCTTGCCAGAAGGTTACGGGCAGAGGGCATCGACCCTCGGGAGTCAGGCATAGATAAACTGGTTGTGGGAGGAGAAGCCTTTGCTGACGAGTCGAGGAATTACCTTTCCGAAATCTGGGGTTGTCCTGTGTATAATATCTATGGAAGCACGGAAGGCACGATGTGCGGCGAGTGTGATGAGGTGTCAGGGCTGCATGTGCCTGAAGATCTTGTCCATGTTGATATTTATGATCCCCATCTCGAGAATTATGTACCTGACGGAGAGTGCGGAAGAGTTATCCTGAGCACGCTGCTGCCGGTTGGGGCAAAAGCAGGAACCCTTCTTTTAAATTATGATACAGAAGACACGACTGTGGTGCTTACGCGCAAACAGTGTCCCTGTGGAAGGACGCACATGAAAATTCTGACTCCTCAGCGGGAGGCTGAAACCGCGTGGGTGGAAGGCACTCCTTTTAACCGCGTAGATGTGGAAAGGGGCGTTTTTCAGCGCGAAAACATGGACTATCTAACCGGAGAATATGAGGCTTTTCTTTATGGCACAGAAGACGAGGGAGAAACCGTACTCAGAGTTAGTATGGAATGTGAAAATCCTGAGATGTGCGACCGGGACCTTATAAAAGAGAACTTTCTTCGTACTTTTCTCAGATATAAACCTCCACTTTCCAGGGCTTATGCCGAAGGCACTTTCAAAATAGTATTCAATTTCACAGGCCCTCTGGGGCTCGAACTTAACAGGATAAAAGGCAGGCCTAAAAGGCTGGTGGACAGGCGATAA
- a CDS encoding ABC transporter ATP-binding protein has translation MELMLEVKSLAFSYGKRPVFENVSFSLKKGEIMCILGPNGAGKSTLIKCIAGILKPAAGSVFIQGENTASLGVRGIARHIGYVPQQNEVVFPFTVLDFVVMGRAPHLSMFSSPGADDIKLAKESLAMVGISDLAERPVANLSGGQSQMVLIARALVQKPALLLLDEPTSHLDFGNQVLVLETVQKLASLGMSIVMNTHMPDHAFLLGDRAAALSGGRLVAVGKVETVVTSKMMSSVYGVNVAVREIEDMKRKVCLPLRR, from the coding sequence ATGGAACTGATGCTGGAAGTAAAGTCCCTTGCTTTCTCTTATGGAAAAAGGCCAGTATTTGAAAATGTATCTTTTTCGTTAAAAAAAGGCGAGATCATGTGTATCCTGGGCCCAAACGGAGCAGGAAAATCTACACTTATCAAATGTATTGCAGGAATTCTCAAACCCGCTGCCGGGTCTGTCTTTATTCAGGGAGAGAATACAGCTTCTCTTGGGGTAAGGGGAATTGCAAGGCATATAGGTTATGTACCTCAGCAAAATGAAGTGGTTTTTCCATTTACTGTGCTGGATTTTGTAGTCATGGGCCGTGCCCCTCATCTTTCCATGTTCTCATCCCCTGGTGCAGATGATATTAAACTTGCAAAAGAATCGCTAGCAATGGTGGGAATTTCTGATCTTGCAGAAAGGCCGGTTGCTAACCTCAGTGGAGGACAGAGTCAAATGGTGCTTATTGCCAGGGCTCTTGTCCAGAAGCCTGCTTTGCTTTTGCTGGACGAACCAACTTCTCACCTTGATTTTGGAAACCAGGTCCTTGTGCTGGAAACTGTCCAGAAACTGGCTTCACTTGGAATGTCCATTGTAATGAATACACACATGCCAGACCATGCTTTTCTGTTAGGTGACAGGGCTGCAGCACTGTCTGGAGGTAGACTGGTTGCCGTAGGAAAGGTTGAAACCGTTGTAACAAGTAAGATGATGTCTTCAGTCTATGGTGTAAATGTAGCTGTCAGGGAAATTGAGGATATGAAAAGGAAAGTGTGTTTACCTTTAAGAAGATGA
- a CDS encoding FecCD family ABC transporter permease produces the protein MPDYKFNRTTLVYLLPIALLVISLFVGRYQTPLSAVADESISAFSSLFFGTPASVSTQHTVLFNVRLPRILAALLVGAALSIAGASFQGIFRNPLVSPYILGVGSGAGFGACLAILLWNNYLIIQLMAFAFGLLAMFIAISMGKVSKGTGTLVFVLSGIIVSSIFTALTSLAKYVADPYDQLPAIVFWLMGSLATVRYGDLLYILLPIFIGTLVLLLFRWRINILSLGDEEAKALGMDVEKMRLVIIVCATLVTSAAVSISGVIGWVGLVVPHISRMIVGPNYSRLLPMSMVIGASFMLVVDDLSRTIVATEIPLGILTSLVGAPLFAYLIKKGRMGWN, from the coding sequence ATGCCTGATTACAAGTTTAATCGCACTACTCTGGTGTACCTGTTACCTATCGCATTACTCGTAATCTCCCTTTTTGTCGGAAGATATCAGACTCCACTGTCGGCAGTTGCGGATGAAAGCATTAGTGCTTTTTCATCTCTTTTTTTCGGCACTCCTGCTTCGGTTTCCACTCAACACACAGTACTGTTCAATGTAAGGTTACCGAGGATACTTGCAGCTTTACTGGTAGGTGCAGCTCTTTCCATAGCTGGAGCCTCTTTCCAGGGAATATTTCGTAATCCACTTGTGTCTCCTTATATCCTGGGAGTGGGGTCAGGAGCTGGTTTTGGAGCATGCCTTGCAATATTGCTCTGGAACAATTATCTGATTATACAGTTGATGGCTTTTGCTTTCGGACTCCTTGCGATGTTTATTGCCATAAGTATGGGTAAAGTCAGCAAAGGTACTGGAACTCTGGTATTCGTGCTTTCGGGAATTATTGTGAGCTCTATTTTCACGGCGCTTACGTCGCTGGCAAAGTATGTAGCAGATCCTTATGATCAACTTCCTGCAATAGTATTCTGGCTTATGGGAAGCCTTGCCACTGTCAGGTACGGTGATCTGCTCTACATATTATTGCCTATATTTATTGGGACTCTCGTCTTGCTTCTTTTCAGGTGGCGCATCAATATTTTGTCCCTGGGGGATGAGGAAGCTAAAGCTCTTGGGATGGACGTGGAAAAAATGCGCCTGGTCATCATTGTTTGTGCGACCCTTGTAACTTCAGCAGCAGTCAGTATCAGCGGTGTCATTGGCTGGGTCGGGCTGGTTGTGCCCCATATATCAAGAATGATCGTCGGTCCCAATTATAGCCGCCTCCTGCCTATGAGCATGGTTATTGGAGCATCGTTTATGCTGGTTGTGGATGACCTTTCAAGGACTATTGTAGCTACAGAAATTCCCCTTGGAATCCTCACTTCTCTTGTAGGAGCTCCGCTGTTTGCATATCTTATCAAGAAGGGGCGTATGGGATGGAACTGA
- a CDS encoding radical SAM protein, producing MKCNVCEFRCEIDEWSRGRCGNYVCDGDTIIQDPDIGYLGAYPVSIETIPLLHYYPSGKFLQVFSTGCNFQCSGCVARLLASGKSLDLPALTPSQVVEKALQQECLGVVSTLNEPAANYYLFRELALQAKEKGLLAGCSTNCYFTDETLEELGKLVDFMNIGIKGYSDQSYINCGVPSSAPVFRNISRLFDLGVHVETSVVYSRGNEDDVINVAKTLSNISPTIPVQVMRFIPFGDAPIELEPSIGEAESLCASLREHVDYAYLFNSPGTESLNTYCPECGSLLAEREFYGPMGSKPLKPWINYTCTCGKNTPVKGTTATESFNEEGFMGGYRISRAFSMVHAVLTCLGILDDHRVIEIWVKVSNPENLSQIHHMIQQPYSYLEFVRLVAEKANESEKGEELISFIRERLELVKSLAAENSGHKVYYCMGSPLFALNAGRMENNLVTFSGGVSINKQIQKEGKPGVNVSPSFINEQNPETIFISGFLSRPIDEFYGLCQQYGIYADAVKEHRVYEIPPSWDFGNPRWILGLMYIADKLNPGSSAIDLKKEADEFYLRFYGIPFEEAKPNRSFHRPSSGIWLRHVMRYTHA from the coding sequence ATGAAGTGCAATGTGTGTGAATTCAGGTGTGAAATCGATGAATGGAGCAGGGGAAGGTGCGGGAACTACGTATGTGATGGTGATACTATCATCCAAGACCCTGATATAGGATATCTTGGAGCATATCCTGTTTCTATAGAAACCATTCCCTTACTTCACTATTATCCCTCAGGTAAATTCCTTCAGGTTTTCAGTACCGGATGCAACTTCCAGTGTTCAGGCTGCGTAGCTCGCCTGTTAGCTTCAGGGAAATCGCTTGACCTTCCTGCGCTTACCCCGTCTCAGGTGGTGGAAAAGGCATTGCAGCAGGAATGCCTTGGTGTAGTTTCTACACTCAATGAGCCTGCTGCAAACTATTATCTTTTCAGGGAACTTGCATTACAGGCAAAAGAAAAAGGTTTACTTGCAGGCTGTTCTACTAACTGTTATTTCACAGATGAGACACTTGAGGAGCTTGGAAAGCTTGTAGATTTCATGAATATCGGAATTAAAGGCTATTCTGATCAGAGTTACATAAACTGTGGAGTTCCATCCTCTGCACCTGTTTTCCGCAATATTTCCCGGCTTTTCGACCTGGGTGTGCATGTTGAAACTTCGGTCGTATACTCAAGGGGAAATGAGGACGACGTAATAAATGTTGCAAAAACATTGTCTAATATCTCCCCCACCATTCCGGTTCAGGTAATGAGATTCATTCCTTTTGGGGATGCCCCGATTGAGCTTGAACCCTCTATTGGAGAAGCCGAGAGCCTGTGTGCCTCTCTGCGGGAGCATGTAGACTATGCCTATCTTTTCAATTCTCCAGGTACGGAATCATTAAACACGTACTGTCCTGAATGCGGTAGTCTTCTTGCAGAAAGGGAGTTTTACGGGCCCATGGGTTCCAAACCTCTAAAACCCTGGATAAATTACACCTGCACTTGTGGTAAAAATACTCCGGTTAAAGGGACAACTGCAACTGAAAGCTTCAACGAAGAGGGCTTCATGGGTGGTTACAGGATAAGCCGGGCTTTCAGTATGGTCCATGCAGTACTTACATGCCTGGGAATACTGGACGACCACAGGGTAATCGAAATCTGGGTAAAGGTCTCCAATCCCGAAAACCTGAGTCAAATACATCATATGATACAACAACCATATTCCTACCTTGAATTTGTCAGGCTTGTTGCTGAGAAGGCAAATGAGTCGGAAAAAGGAGAAGAACTTATTTCTTTTATCCGTGAACGCCTGGAACTTGTCAAATCTCTTGCAGCGGAAAATAGCGGTCATAAGGTGTATTATTGTATGGGTTCTCCTCTTTTTGCTCTGAACGCCGGGAGAATGGAAAACAACCTTGTGACATTTTCCGGGGGAGTCAGTATCAATAAACAGATTCAAAAAGAAGGCAAACCCGGGGTAAATGTTTCTCCTTCTTTTATAAATGAACAGAACCCTGAGACAATTTTTATTTCAGGTTTCCTTTCTCGACCTATAGATGAGTTTTATGGACTGTGCCAGCAATACGGCATATATGCAGATGCGGTAAAAGAGCACCGGGTCTATGAAATCCCACCGTCCTGGGATTTCGGAAACCCTCGCTGGATACTGGGACTCATGTACATAGCAGACAAACTGAACCCAGGAAGCTCAGCAATCGACCTGAAAAAGGAAGCAGATGAGTTTTATCTACGGTTTTACGGTATACCTTTTGAGGAAGCAAAACCTAACAGGTCATTTCACAGACCTTCCTCCGGTATCTGGCTCAGGCATGTTATGAGGTATACTCATGCCTGA
- a CDS encoding class I SAM-dependent methyltransferase: protein MSEKDKSPGFPYIAENIFAPIYPVIAANIVKQSGIEKGICLDLGCGIASLGIAVAEITDMQVYGVDISTEMCRLSRNKALRHCISGKVSPVQSDVHLLPFRNNCADLIVSRGSVFFWNDLPVAFNEISRVLAPGGQAWVGGGFGTKELRAQISEKMVEIDPDWHTSSKERLSPENLQAIKEAGRQTEVPCHVVQDDSGFWMVLSKEG from the coding sequence GTGAGCGAGAAGGACAAATCTCCGGGCTTTCCCTATATCGCAGAGAATATCTTTGCCCCCATCTACCCTGTAATAGCCGCTAATATTGTCAAGCAAAGCGGGATAGAGAAAGGTATATGCCTTGACCTGGGATGCGGTATAGCATCCCTCGGAATTGCTGTTGCGGAAATAACGGATATGCAGGTATATGGAGTCGATATTTCAACTGAGATGTGCAGGCTTTCAAGAAACAAAGCTTTACGCCATTGCATTTCAGGTAAAGTTTCTCCTGTGCAGTCTGATGTACACCTGCTCCCTTTCAGGAATAATTGTGCCGACCTCATAGTAAGCCGTGGTTCCGTATTTTTCTGGAATGACCTGCCTGTTGCCTTTAATGAGATCTCTCGCGTTCTTGCTCCGGGTGGTCAGGCATGGGTAGGAGGTGGCTTCGGCACAAAAGAGTTGAGAGCACAGATCTCTGAAAAAATGGTCGAAATAGATCCGGACTGGCATACAAGTTCAAAAGAACGTCTCAGTCCTGAAAACCTTCAGGCTATAAAGGAAGCTGGAAGGCAGACAGAGGTTCCCTGTCATGTAGTTCAGGATGACTCTGGGTTCTGGATGGTATTAAGCAAGGAAGGTTAA
- a CDS encoding iron ABC transporter substrate-binding protein: MRGKISTILLLSILVLAVAFCGCAENANQQDVQNSSTIQITDMLGRQLTVPTEISSVVATSPPSTILVYMLAPDKLAGWNFKNNFTQPFMAENYSNLPVIGGWFGTQTGNYETIINMHPDIVIEGYTTDGEIHEAIERRQENFGSIPVVAVNDSIIFVNKSDPTIQYVGKLLNCEDQAQKLIDFRSSVLSEINNTVKDLPEGQKVRVYYAEGPKGLMTDPSGSQHSQVIDICGGINVADCQLTPGNGMTQVSIEQVMNWNPEVIITSNPQFYSTVYSDSLWSSVDAVKNKRVYLAPQNPFCWIDRPQGPHLILGTAWTSKMLYPDLFTDMDLSELTREFYSEFFHYDLTDKELDTLLNPSAEAKT, encoded by the coding sequence ATGCGTGGAAAAATAAGTACAATACTACTACTCTCTATTCTGGTTCTGGCTGTTGCATTCTGTGGATGTGCAGAAAATGCGAATCAGCAGGATGTTCAAAACTCAAGCACGATACAGATCACCGACATGTTGGGCAGGCAGTTAACCGTGCCAACGGAAATCTCTTCAGTTGTAGCCACTTCTCCGCCGTCTACCATCCTCGTGTATATGCTTGCTCCGGACAAACTTGCAGGGTGGAACTTCAAAAATAATTTTACTCAACCTTTCATGGCTGAAAACTATTCAAACCTGCCTGTAATAGGGGGCTGGTTCGGAACACAGACCGGGAACTATGAAACTATAATCAACATGCATCCTGACATTGTAATTGAAGGATACACCACTGATGGGGAAATCCATGAGGCTATAGAGCGCAGACAGGAAAATTTTGGAAGCATTCCTGTAGTGGCTGTTAATGATTCTATTATCTTCGTCAACAAATCCGATCCTACCATACAATATGTGGGTAAACTTCTTAACTGTGAAGACCAGGCGCAAAAACTGATTGATTTCCGCAGTTCAGTCCTTAGTGAGATAAATAACACTGTAAAAGACCTTCCTGAAGGCCAGAAAGTACGTGTCTATTATGCGGAAGGTCCAAAAGGGCTAATGACCGATCCTTCAGGTTCTCAGCACTCCCAGGTCATTGATATCTGCGGTGGCATTAACGTTGCAGACTGTCAGCTTACGCCAGGGAATGGCATGACGCAGGTTTCAATCGAACAGGTTATGAACTGGAACCCTGAGGTAATCATCACTTCAAATCCACAGTTCTATTCGACAGTTTACTCTGATTCTCTCTGGTCAAGTGTAGATGCTGTGAAAAATAAAAGAGTGTACCTTGCTCCTCAGAATCCTTTCTGCTGGATTGACAGGCCACAGGGTCCTCACCTTATTCTCGGAACTGCCTGGACTTCAAAAATGCTGTATCCTGATCTTTTCACAGATATGGACCTCTCCGAACTGACCCGTGAGTTCTACTCGGAATTCTTCCACTATGATCTAACAGATAAAGAACTTGATACACTACTTAACCCTTCAGCAGAGGCCAAGACGTGA
- a CDS encoding DUF134 domain-containing protein has translation MVNRVKRRVSCLPKATYYKPRKASLCDLEIINLSIGELEAIRLCDLIHVDQNEAADMMGISRKTFWNDLQKARQKVTDALVNGKAIEISGGEYINKGECKVEFLCSGCEYRWELQCNTERPASCPKCGSEIVYQVGGNGRGNNFIENDYCCSKSKGKTAALNVKAGSVKSDKNCYTIDE, from the coding sequence ATGGTGAATAGAGTTAAACGCAGGGTATCGTGCCTTCCAAAAGCCACATATTATAAACCCAGGAAGGCTTCTCTCTGCGATCTCGAAATTATTAACTTATCCATAGGAGAGCTTGAAGCTATCCGCCTTTGCGATCTCATTCACGTTGATCAGAACGAGGCCGCAGATATGATGGGTATCTCCAGAAAAACCTTCTGGAATGATCTGCAAAAGGCCCGACAGAAAGTGACTGATGCCCTTGTAAATGGAAAAGCAATAGAGATCTCCGGAGGAGAGTATATAAATAAAGGGGAGTGTAAAGTCGAATTCCTCTGCAGCGGGTGTGAGTATAGATGGGAATTACAGTGCAATACTGAGCGCCCAGCTAGCTGTCCAAAATGCGGCTCCGAAATCGTTTATCAAGTAGGCGGCAACGGAAGAGGAAATAATTTCATTGAGAACGATTACTGCTGCTCCAAAAGCAAGGGGAAAACAGCAGCGTTAAACGTTAAAGCAGGAAGTGTGAAAAGTGACAAAAATTGCTATACCATCGATGAATGA
- a CDS encoding NifB/NifX family molybdenum-iron cluster-binding protein produces MNDSGLESDVCYHYGSCEYFTIVDVKEKDIESVKTISNLSPEIEHNCAAPSKILESNNVNAVLVAGIGGRPLMSLAEKNIKVFAGITGKVSNAVEDYNNGLLQEISMNGTCNCSHH; encoded by the coding sequence ATGAATGACAGTGGATTGGAATCTGACGTTTGTTATCATTATGGTTCATGTGAATATTTTACTATCGTGGATGTAAAAGAGAAAGATATTGAAAGTGTTAAAACAATAAGTAACCTGTCTCCTGAGATCGAGCATAATTGCGCTGCTCCGTCAAAAATTTTGGAATCAAATAATGTTAATGCTGTGCTCGTCGCGGGTATTGGCGGAAGGCCGTTAATGTCACTGGCGGAAAAGAACATCAAAGTATTTGCAGGAATAACGGGTAAGGTTTCCAATGCAGTTGAAGACTATAATAATGGATTGTTGCAAGAAATATCTATGAACGGCACCTGTAATTGTTCTCATCACTAA
- a CDS encoding DUF4405 domain-containing protein, protein MLTTLFFIVAGTGLVMYFLIPSGIPRGQYIVYMGLTKATWIWIHSKAGILIVILIVVHLILHGQWILCTTKRFFRIGKKNAVCETNTVTDKVR, encoded by the coding sequence ATTCTGACAACTTTATTTTTTATTGTTGCAGGTACAGGTTTAGTTATGTATTTTTTAATACCTTCAGGAATTCCAAGAGGACAATATATAGTATATATGGGATTAACGAAAGCTACCTGGATTTGGATACACAGCAAAGCAGGGATCTTGATAGTTATTCTTATAGTTGTCCATCTTATCCTGCATGGTCAATGGATTCTATGTACCACAAAGAGATTTTTCAGAATAGGAAAGAAAAACGCTGTTTGTGAGACTAATACAGTGACTGATAAAGTCCGATAA
- a CDS encoding DUF169 domain-containing protein, with the protein MDIKEINRYGQELVDCLKLKTSPVAVKLIPKGGEVPEGMKEVDETMRHCQLVDRVRRTGEEFYTLGEDQMCKGGAGAMGLGEMPPKVASGEFYFNKLKQFSTQGAARRTLERVPKLPPNSTEAILYSPLEKATFIPDVVVVIGYPKQIMLLTQAAMYKAGGRVEASFAGKQSLCSDGVVNVYKEGKIGVTVGCSGSRTYTKIADEEMIMGIPIELLADVAAGLKEICPK; encoded by the coding sequence ATGGATATTAAAGAAATAAACAGATACGGGCAAGAACTTGTAGACTGTCTGAAACTGAAAACGTCTCCTGTTGCAGTAAAGCTGATCCCAAAAGGAGGAGAAGTTCCCGAAGGAATGAAAGAAGTAGATGAGACTATGAGGCACTGCCAGCTGGTTGATAGGGTTAGAAGAACAGGTGAAGAGTTCTACACCCTTGGGGAAGACCAGATGTGCAAAGGCGGAGCCGGTGCAATGGGCCTTGGCGAAATGCCCCCAAAAGTCGCAAGTGGAGAATTTTATTTTAATAAACTCAAACAGTTCAGCACCCAGGGCGCTGCAAGGCGTACCCTTGAAAGAGTTCCAAAGCTTCCCCCAAACTCAACAGAAGCTATCCTGTATTCTCCTCTGGAAAAAGCAACGTTTATCCCTGATGTTGTTGTGGTTATCGGTTATCCTAAACAAATAATGTTACTTACACAGGCTGCAATGTATAAAGCAGGCGGCAGGGTCGAAGCAAGTTTTGCAGGAAAGCAGAGCCTGTGCTCAGACGGGGTTGTGAATGTATACAAAGAAGGCAAAATTGGAGTCACAGTCGGTTGCAGCGGCAGCAGGACATACACCAAAATCGCAGACGAAGAAATGATTATGGGAATTCCCATCGAACTTCTGGCTGATGTAGCCGCTGGCCTCAAAGAAATTTGTCCGAAGTAA
- a CDS encoding LIM domain-containing protein yields MTEEITNPVKCHICGREMEKEDCIEEEGKVFCEDCFIEAHHKIQVCDPWAAYSKKAFRKEAGLEGTEGLTELQKAIYEFIVSSGGVKKEEIAKKFQISLLETENQFAILRHCELLKGQKRADGVYLVPFES; encoded by the coding sequence TTGACTGAAGAGATAACCAATCCTGTCAAATGCCACATTTGTGGGCGTGAAATGGAAAAAGAAGATTGTATAGAAGAGGAAGGCAAGGTTTTCTGTGAAGATTGTTTCATAGAAGCTCACCATAAGATTCAGGTCTGTGATCCCTGGGCAGCTTATTCCAAGAAAGCCTTCAGAAAGGAGGCCGGGCTTGAAGGTACAGAGGGCCTGACTGAATTACAAAAAGCCATCTATGAATTTATCGTCTCCAGTGGTGGGGTAAAAAAGGAAGAAATTGCAAAAAAGTTTCAAATATCCCTTCTGGAAACCGAGAACCAGTTTGCTATTCTGAGGCATTGTGAGCTGTTAAAAGGGCAAAAAAGAGCAGATGGCGTGTATCTTGTACCTTTTGAGAGTTAA
- a CDS encoding carboxymuconolactone decarboxylase family protein: protein MDKTEMNERMKEMAGELPGVMNAVMGLHSEVVKDGALSARTKELMMVGIAVALRCEPCLWKHVPEAVNLGATREEIMEAVSTAIVMAGGPAVAYGSVVVLTILDELNV from the coding sequence ATGGATAAAACCGAGATGAATGAAAGGATGAAAGAAATGGCCGGGGAACTCCCGGGAGTGATGAACGCTGTAATGGGACTTCATTCCGAAGTCGTCAAAGACGGGGCTTTAAGCGCCAGGACAAAAGAGCTGATGATGGTAGGGATTGCAGTTGCCCTTCGCTGTGAACCCTGCCTGTGGAAGCATGTTCCGGAGGCTGTAAACCTGGGAGCTACCCGTGAAGAGATTATGGAGGCTGTCAGTACTGCCATAGTAATGGCTGGCGGGCCTGCAGTAGCATATGGATCTGTGGTGGTTCTTACAATTCTGGATGAATTGAACGTTTGA
- a CDS encoding B-box zinc finger protein, producing MMLVLDEEEIGVLECIKEVQIERGFHIRDVIKKAKAGYGLSRSTVYEIVGYLEFHGLINTNKAGNREIDESVAYFVTCQGCGKNIPGSEYVKENGRPTCEDCYLEGHQKIKFADPVAVRSKKLFRKQHGFEGTDGLTELQKEIYEFILEEGGATPEKISKLFGLTLQETMNQLAILRHCELLKWRKMGEEMYMVPFDS from the coding sequence ATGATGCTTGTGCTGGATGAAGAAGAAATTGGAGTCCTTGAATGCATTAAAGAAGTCCAAATCGAGCGTGGATTCCATATTCGAGACGTTATAAAAAAAGCAAAAGCCGGATATGGGTTATCAAGGTCGACAGTTTACGAAATAGTAGGTTATCTGGAGTTTCACGGCCTTATAAATACGAATAAAGCCGGAAACAGAGAAATTGACGAATCTGTAGCTTACTTTGTAACGTGTCAGGGGTGCGGAAAGAATATCCCGGGAAGTGAATATGTCAAAGAAAACGGAAGGCCGACGTGTGAGGACTGTTATCTGGAAGGGCACCAGAAAATAAAGTTTGCAGACCCTGTGGCAGTGCGTTCTAAAAAACTCTTCCGAAAACAGCACGGATTTGAAGGGACAGACGGACTGACCGAACTGCAAAAAGAGATCTATGAATTTATCCTGGAAGAAGGAGGAGCAACCCCCGAAAAGATCTCGAAGCTTTTTGGACTCACCCTTCAGGAAACAATGAACCAGCTTGCAATATTGCGGCACTGCGAGCTTTTGAAGTGGAGAAAAATGGGAGAAGAAATGTATATGGTGCCTTTTGACTCTTGA